One Pseudomonadota bacterium genomic window, TTTTTGCGGAAGGGTTCAGACTCATGATCCGGCTTTCTTGAAATCCTCTCGGTTATCAATCTGGCTGGGCTCGTCTTTTTTGGGGGGTACTTCCGCCGTCACCTCTGGGTTCAAAGTTGCCGGAACCACTGAAGGCATGGGCTCCGGTGAGGGAGCAACCCGGCCGATACGACGGCGTTCCACGCTTTTCTGGAGATCTTCGGTTTCAGCGTTATCATCGCGATAAACACTGTCTTTAAAATCATCGGTTGCCCGTCTGAATTCCGCCATACCTCGGCCTAAGGTACGAGCCAGCTCAGGCAGCTTTTTCGGGCCAACGACCAGTAAGGCAACAATCAATATGATAATTATTTCAGTTAATCCGATACCGAACATCAGGCAATTCCGAGTCCTTTATGAGAAATGCTTTTGCACACAAAACTATTCAGCCAATTTTTAGTTTTGAGGGTGCATCGTGTTTTTCCGTAACGTCTCGCAATATTTCGTTGTTCTTCCCCGCGCATGAAGCCCATTCATTACTGGTGTTTGAGCGCGAGAGCGCGAGTTCAGCCATGGGGCGCAATGAGAACGCTGGAAAAGCAGAAACTGAGCCTCAGAAATAAAGGGCAATCATCTGAGCCCCGAAGCTGACGAGTTGTTTGCAAACAACGATATTTACGTACCCACTGAAAAAATGTCAACTTAAATGTTATTCAGTTGCAGCGAGACGAGTCTGAATGCAGGCGTTTTCCGCTCATGCAAAAAAAAAGGCTGCCGTTACGGCAGCCTTTTTTAAAAAGAACGCTATCTTATCTTTCTTCAATCGCGTCCGTCGGACATACCTCAACACAGGAGCCGCACTCTACGCATTTGTCCTGGTCGATTTCATAAATATCACCAGCTTCGCTGATTGCATCTTCCGGACACTCTTCAGCACAAGTACCACAAGCTACACATTCATCAGTAATTACGTACATTCTTTCCTCCATTTTAAAGTTCCGTCACCAGCAGTTCATGCCACTATCGGGACGGTTTTTAAAGCCGCAAGAAAAAAGCGGCCGGTTAACTTAGCCTTAAAGATTAAATAGTTTCCCGAACTATCTAAATAGACATAACTTCTTTCTCTTTATCGGAAATCACTTTATCTACCTTCTTGACAAAATCATCGGTCAGCTTCTGAATCTCAGCCTGCCCTTTTTTGTTCTCGTCTTCAGTAATTTCCTTATCCTTCTCCAGAGATTTTAGCATCTCGATAGCATCTCGCCGGTTTGAACGCAACGAAATTTTACTGGTCTCTCCGATCTTTTTTACTACCTTGACCAATTCTTTGCGCCGCTCTTCAGTTGGTCTCGGAATGCTCAGACGGATCTGCTTGCCATCATTACTTGGATTTATTCCCAAATCTGATTTATTGATGGCTTTCTCTATAGCTGGGATTACAGTGCTGTCCCACGGCTGGATTGAAATCAGACGACTTTCCGGAATTGCCAGCGAAGCGACCTGATTCAAGGGCGTCGGGGTTCCAAAATAGTCTATTTTGATGCCGTCAAGCAAAGAAAGTGAAGCTCTCCCGGTACGCACCCGACCAAGTTCCCGTTTCAAAGCTTCGAGCGTTTTTTGCATGCTGCTGCTGCCTTCATCAACAACTTCAGCAACCATCATCTGGCTCATTCAGAATTCTCCTTCAGCTGACCGACTCTGGTCCCGATGTTTTCGCCGCAAACTACCCGCAGAATATTGCCGCGTTTAGTCAGGTTGAAAACCAGAATCGGCAGATCATTATCCATGCAAACAGAAATCGCGGCGGCATCCATCACCTTCAGTTCCTTTTGCAGAACCTCAAGATAAGTCAGCTGGTCAAAACGCCGAGCCTGAGGATTAGTCATCGGATCGCTGTCATAGATACCGTCAACCTTAGTTGCTTTCAGAATTATATCGGCCTGAATCTCCATAGCACGCAGAGCCGCAGCGGTATCAGTCGAAAAAAAAGGGTTGCCGGTACCGGCAACAAAGATAACTATTCTTCCCTTTTCGAGATGACGCACTGCCCGCCGCCGAATATACGGCTCAGCTACTTCATGCATGGAAATAGCGGTCATAACCCGAACCTTGACCCCCAAGCGCTCAATTGCATCCTGAAGTGCCAAGCCGTTGATAACCGTGGCCAGCATTCCCATATAATCGGCTGTCGAACGATCCATGCCTTTGGCCGCAGCGGTTATGCCACGAAAAATATTGCCGCCACCAATGACTATCGCGGTTTGCAACCCCAAGCGATGGAGCTCGACAATCTCTTCCGCAAAACCGGAAATCGCAGTGGGCTCAATCCCGTACTCTCCTCCGCCCATCAGAGCTTCACCGGAGAGCTTAAGTAAAACTCGGTTGAAAACCGAACGGGTTTTCACCGTCGACATGGATGCGGTCATGGTTGCAGACAATTATATTTCACCTGTAAAAAAAATGAGCTTTACCTTGCCCCGGCGCACAAAAGCCGGACAAATTATCCCTGCTTAAGCTGGGCGGCGACTTCTTGCGCCAGATCACAACTTTTTTTTTCCAGCCCCTCACCCATGACATAACGGGTAAAACGGCGGATACTGATATTTTCACCGGTCTTGGCAATCATCTGCTTGATCAGATCCTCAATCGATATATCGGTATCCTTGACAAAAGCCTGTTCCAGCAAACAGCTGTCTTTAAAAAACTTTTCCATCTTGCCGTCAATGATCTTATCAAGGATCTTCTCCGGCTTTCCACTTTCCAAAGCCTGGGTGCGATAAATCGCCCTTTCGCTTGCAACCAACCCAGGCTCTACATCTTCACGTTTCAGAGCCACCGGTGCGGCGGCCGCGATATGCATGGCAACGTCTTTGACAAAATCAACAAAATCATCGGTTCTGGCAACAAAATCAGTCTCGCAGTTAACCTCAACCATAACTCCGATTTTACCACCAGCATGGATATAGGAAGCAACTACCCCTTCTGAAGTTATACGGCCACCCTTTTTTGACGCCGAAGCCAGGCCTTTTTCCCTTAAATAGGTCAATGCTTCTTCAAGATTGCCCTCTTTTTCCTTCAGCGCCGCCTTGCAGTCCATAATGCCGGCACCGGTTTTTTCCCGCAATTCCTTAACCATTGCTGCTGAAATCTCAGCCATTATAAATCTCCATAATCCTCTAATATAAATCCGCATCGCCCTCTTGAAAAGGGAGATACGGTTCCTGGTTTATTTTCAGGTTGTTTTTTGACTGAAGAGCCCTTTAAACTTCGACCGCATCAGTGTCGGCAAATGTTTCTTCACCAACCCGCTCGACAATCGGCATTTTACCTTCATCAATAACCGCCTCGAAGTCATCGTCGTCCTGTGCCTGCATGCGCTCGTCGCGCAGAGCTTTACCTTCGAGACAGGCCTCGGAAATGCTGGTGCAAAAAAGTTTAATCGCCCGAATAGCGTCATCGTTGCCGGGAACAACGTAATCAATTGAATCAGGGTCGCAATTGGTATCAACAATCGCTACCACCGGAATTCCCAACTTGTTGGCTTCCGCCACGGCAATCGCTTCACGCTTGGTATCGATGACAAAAATGCATGACGGAATTTTCTTCATGTTCTTGACTCCGCCAAGGTTTTTCTCCAGCTTTTCCCTCTTCTTTTCCAACTGCAAGACTTCCTTTTTGGGCAGAAGTTCGTAAGTACCGTCTTCCTTCATGGTTTCCAGCTTACGCAGACGGTTAATACTTTTCTTAATGGTATCAAAATTAGTCATCATACCACCCAGCCAGCGGCTGTTAACCCAATACATTCCGGCATTCTCGGCGGCTTCCTTAATACTTTCCTGAGCCTGTTTCTTGGTCCCGACAAAAAGAACATCGCCGCCTTGAGCTACTGTTTCAACAATTGCCTTGTACGCGGTCCGATAAAGTTTGATGGTCTTCTGCAGATCGATGATATAGATGCCGTTGCGGGCCCCAAAAATATATTTTTTCATTTTCGGGTTCCAACGTTTGGTCTGGTGACCGAAATGGACGCCAGACTCGAGCAGCTGACGCATGCTTACCATAGCCATGTTGTTCTCTCCTTCATTTCAAGATGTTGGTTTTATACCTCCGTCTCCAAGCCCTTGCGGACAACGGCGCCTACCGGACCACCCGGCACCAGGCTCCTGTTACAAACCAGCCTGCATCATCAGCGATCAAGGCGGGTCTGACTTGAAAAGACGTGCGAATTTAAACGCGGCCTAGTTACCACAAGCAAGCTTACTTTGCAAGGGGAAAAGGTTTAGCTATAGACATCATGATTAAGTCAGGAGTTCTCTGGCCCGAGCCACATCCGAGGCAATCAGCCGGCGCAGTTCGTCAATCCCGGAACAGCTTTTTTCCCGACGCAAACGATTAACGAAAGTCACTTTAAGTTCCTGTCCGTAAATATCTTGGTCAAAGCCCAGAATATGAACCTCGACGGTCAGGCCGGTATCAGAGAAAGTGGGATTATAGCCGATATTAAGCACCCCTTTAAATCTGTTCCCCTGAAATTCAACCCAGACGGCGTAAACTCCGTTTTGGGGATAAAGTTCAACCTCGGAAATCAGATTGGCGGTTGGAAAACCGAGACCCCGGCCCCGACCCTTGCCATGCACAACGCGGCCCGTGACGGCACAGGGCCGCCCCAAAAAACGAGCAGCTCGCTCAATTTCTCCCTGCATGATGGCCTCTCTGATCTTGGTGCTGCTGACCAATTCACTGTCGACCAGACAGGGGGGAGCGACTATTACTTCAAAACCTGAATTTCGCCCCAATTCGAGCAAC contains:
- the tatB gene encoding twin-arginine translocase subunit TatB, whose translation is MFGIGLTEIIIILIVALLVVGPKKLPELARTLGRGMAEFRRATDDFKDSVYRDDNAETEDLQKSVERRRIGRVAPSPEPMPSVVPATLNPEVTAEVPPKKDEPSQIDNREDFKKAGS
- a CDS encoding 4Fe-4S dicluster domain-containing protein — its product is MEERMYVITDECVACGTCAEECPEDAISEAGDIYEIDQDKCVECGSCVEVCPTDAIEER
- a CDS encoding ribosome recycling factor, producing the protein MMVAEVVDEGSSSMQKTLEALKRELGRVRTGRASLSLLDGIKIDYFGTPTPLNQVASLAIPESRLISIQPWDSTVIPAIEKAINKSDLGINPSNDGKQIRLSIPRPTEERRKELVKVVKKIGETSKISLRSNRRDAIEMLKSLEKDKEITEDENKKGQAEIQKLTDDFVKKVDKVISDKEKEVMSI
- a CDS encoding UMP kinase; translation: MSTVKTRSVFNRVLLKLSGEALMGGGEYGIEPTAISGFAEEIVELHRLGLQTAIVIGGGNIFRGITAAAKGMDRSTADYMGMLATVINGLALQDAIERLGVKVRVMTAISMHEVAEPYIRRRAVRHLEKGRIVIFVAGTGNPFFSTDTAAALRAMEIQADIILKATKVDGIYDSDPMTNPQARRFDQLTYLEVLQKELKVMDAAAISVCMDNDLPILVFNLTKRGNILRVVCGENIGTRVGQLKENSE
- the tsf gene encoding translation elongation factor Ts, producing MAEISAAMVKELREKTGAGIMDCKAALKEKEGNLEEALTYLREKGLASASKKGGRITSEGVVASYIHAGGKIGVMVEVNCETDFVARTDDFVDFVKDVAMHIAAAAPVALKREDVEPGLVASERAIYRTQALESGKPEKILDKIIDGKMEKFFKDSCLLEQAFVKDTDISIEDLIKQMIAKTGENISIRRFTRYVMGEGLEKKSCDLAQEVAAQLKQG
- the rpsB gene encoding 30S ribosomal protein S2; translated protein: MAMVSMRQLLESGVHFGHQTKRWNPKMKKYIFGARNGIYIIDLQKTIKLYRTAYKAIVETVAQGGDVLFVGTKKQAQESIKEAAENAGMYWVNSRWLGGMMTNFDTIKKSINRLRKLETMKEDGTYELLPKKEVLQLEKKREKLEKNLGGVKNMKKIPSCIFVIDTKREAIAVAEANKLGIPVVAIVDTNCDPDSIDYVVPGNDDAIRAIKLFCTSISEACLEGKALRDERMQAQDDDDFEAVIDEGKMPIVERVGEETFADTDAVEV
- a CDS encoding bifunctional riboflavin kinase/FAD synthetase, with the translated sequence MQIYDNFCEPCFPPRSQVVAIGNFDGVHLGHRSLFALARERARERGLESSALTFRPHPLKLLFPKRRIFLITSYERKIELIADSGIDNLVIAHFDHAFADLSAPVFARQVLAKKMGAAVVVVGDNYTFGRNREGSVNRLLELGRNSGFEVIVAPPCLVDSELVSSTKIREAIMQGEIERAARFLGRPCAVTGRVVHGKGRGRGLGFPTANLISEVELYPQNGVYAVWVEFQGNRFKGVLNIGYNPTFSDTGLTVEVHILGFDQDIYGQELKVTFVNRLRREKSCSGIDELRRLIASDVARARELLT